A window of the Streptomyces luomodiensis genome harbors these coding sequences:
- a CDS encoding alpha/beta fold hydrolase codes for MASTDVPRQVSGHARALDGTLLAYQHHGTGRPLVLLAGQANNHHWWDGIRADFHDTHSTLTLDWRGTGESGKPDVHYSTRGLAEDVIAVLDHLGIERADLYGTSMGGRVAQWVAARHPDRVRRLVLGCTSPGGPRATERDTAVRRSLAQADARAAREALTDLMYTPAWRSGHPGPYTTLGDPGMPPHARRRHLVASNEHDAWDALPLIGADTLVLHGAEDRLTPSANAPLLASRIPRARTHIFEGARHGYFEECRPQAGAIVSAFLAEPTM; via the coding sequence ATGGCAAGCACCGACGTCCCGCGGCAGGTCAGCGGCCACGCCCGCGCACTGGACGGCACGCTCCTGGCCTACCAGCACCACGGCACCGGACGGCCGCTGGTGCTGCTGGCCGGACAGGCCAACAACCACCACTGGTGGGACGGCATACGGGCGGACTTCCACGACACGCACAGCACCCTCACCCTGGACTGGCGCGGCACCGGGGAGAGCGGAAAACCCGATGTGCACTACTCGACGCGGGGCCTGGCCGAGGATGTGATCGCCGTCCTGGACCATCTCGGCATCGAACGCGCCGACCTGTACGGGACCTCCATGGGAGGACGGGTCGCCCAGTGGGTCGCCGCCCGCCATCCGGACCGGGTCCGGCGGCTCGTCCTCGGCTGCACCTCACCCGGCGGGCCACGGGCGACGGAGCGCGACACGGCGGTGCGGCGCTCCCTGGCCCAGGCCGACGCGCGGGCGGCGCGGGAAGCGCTGACCGACCTCATGTACACCCCGGCCTGGCGGTCCGGACACCCCGGGCCCTATACGACCCTCGGCGACCCCGGTATGCCTCCGCACGCCCGCCGGCGCCACCTGGTGGCCAGCAATGAACACGACGCCTGGGACGCGCTTCCGCTGATCGGCGCGGACACCCTGGTCCTGCACGGCGCGGAGGACCGGCTCACCCCGTCGGCCAACGCTCCGCTGCTCGCCTCCCGTATCCCCCGGGCCCGTACCCACATCTTCGAGGGCGCCCGGCACGGCTACTTCGAGGAGTGCCGCCCGCAGGCCGGGGCGATCGTGTCGGCGTTCCTGGCGGAGCCCACCATGTGA